In a genomic window of Amblyomma americanum isolate KBUSLIRL-KWMA chromosome 4, ASM5285725v1, whole genome shotgun sequence:
- the LOC144130478 gene encoding uncharacterized protein LOC144130478, translated as MRTACSICLGSILTSGGDDSDPSIGHSVGAISATECGHVFHETCLLRWLQKSRSCPTCRKQLRPDRVIRLFLDTGDYVLPGGGDELQALRLQLVDARLRLAEAAIAERRQEAVADELRSDLHRAQSIARTYNAKYASSLRENCHLRADLRAMREEVRDKRQLRRENTVLQTALNAKEREIRNCVAREVAVLKGELRRSEYQIRAQALRIRKLEEELQRHQIMLRCSDVRLNTLRQRSQKRAPDVGNTSCPLSNRVAGPSAKHPRLCL; from the exons ATGCGGACGGCCTGCAGCATATGCCTGGGCAGCATCCTGACCAGCGGCGGCGACGACAGCGACCCGAGTATCGGTCACAGCGTCGGCGCTATAAGCGCGACCGAGTGCGGCCACGTCTTCCACGAGACGTGCCTGCTGCGCTGGCTGCAAAAGTCCAGGAGTTGCCCGACCTGTCGGAAGCAGCTCCGCCCGGACCGTGTCATCCGGCTCTTCCTGGACACGGGAGACTACGTGCTCCCTGGCGGCGGCGATGAGTTGCAGGCACTGCGGCTGCAACTGGTCGATGCCAGGCTGAGGCTCGCCGAGGCCGCCATCGCAGAGAGGAGGCAAGAAGCGGTGGCCGACGAACTTCGATCCGACCTGCACCGCGCGCAAAGCATCGCGAGAACCTACAACGCCAAGTACGCGAGCTCACTGCGAGAGAACTGCCACCTTAGGGCTGACCTGAGGGCCATGAGGGAAGAGGTGAGGGACAAGAGGCAGCTTCGCAGGGAGAACACAGTCCTCCAGACTGCGCTCAACGCCAAGGAAAG GGAGATACGCAACTGCGTGGCCCGCGAGGTGGCCGTCCTCAAGGGCGAGCTGCGGCGGAGCGAGTACCAAATCCGGGCACAGGCGCTCCGCATCCGCAAGCTCGAGGAGGAACTGCAACGCCACCAGATCATGCTGCGCTGCTCCGACGTCAGGCTGAACACCCTGCGCCAGAGGAGCCAGAAGAGAGCTCCGGACGTCGGCAACACCTCTTGCCCCCTGTCGAACAG
- the LOC144128785 gene encoding E3 ubiquitin-protein ligase TRAIP-like has protein sequence MKFTCSICMDNFSSEHLENINATGCGHVFHEMCLLHWTEMSKTCPACRKPLRPKQVFKLYFNVSETKEIDVGDLQNKLDDAKAELRAANVEKIKLQEASDTLKAFLIQREEEVQKFKDKYMNALGEKAQLQAKIQSMRKEVTEKRQLYDENVALRSQVTGYESIRKLIDSNAKEADEILKSYVDAPGAVKQLSTYCCLVKRQLQTVTDNRSQLNKEALELRKRVAYLEVLSRERAARVRTLEADVSHLKDMLHRAELKAEKSCASSSRSAEDGLIAESPAPERMKRPRLTNPEETPSPGVASPALRIVTSAWHSKAVDGATPTREPLLPQKTNFFRPAANSDSFKSVIRTGYNGLGGHAKHVVGSKPSLKRL, from the exons ATGAAGTTTACGTGTAGTATCTGCATGGACAATTTTAGCAGTGAGCATCTTGAAAACATCAATGCAACTGGCTGTGGCCATGTTTTTCATGAAATGTGCCTCCTCCACTGGACTGAGATGTCGAAGACGTGCCCCGCCTGCAGAAAGCCATTACGTCCGAAGCAAGTCTTCAAGCTGTATTTCAACGTGTCTGAGACTAAAGAAATAGACGTAGGTGACCTTCAGAATAAGCTAGACGACGCAAAGGCTGAACTGAGAGCGGCTAACGTGGAGAAGATAAAACTGCAGGAGGCTTCCGACACGCTCAAGGCCTTCCTCATTCAGAGAGAGGAAGAAGTTCAGAAGTTTAAAGACAAATATATGAACGCGCTTGGCGAGAAAGCCCAGCTGCAAGCTAAGATACAATCCATGAGGAAGGAAGTAACAGAGAAGCGCCAGCTTTATGATGAAAATGTTGCCCTACGATCTCAGGTGACTGGTTATGAAAG tataAGAAAGCTCATTGACAGCAACGCAAAGGAAGCAGATGAGATTTTGAAGTCATATGTGGATGCTCCTGGTGCAGTGAAGCAGTTGTCAACATACTGCTGTCTGGTAAAACG CCAGCTGCAGACTGTGACAGACAACAGATCACAGCTGAACAAGGAGGCTCTTGAACTGCGTAAAAGGGTGGCCTACCTGGAGGTCTTGAGCAGAGAACGAGCAGCCCGTGTGCGCACACTGGAAGCAGATGTGAGTCACCTTAAGGACATGCTACACAGGGCTGAACTCAAGGCAGAAAAGAGTTGTGCTTCCTCAAGCAGAAGTGCTGAAGATGGCTTGATTGCTGAAAG CCCAGCGCCTGAGCGAATGAAGCGGCCACGCCTGACCAATCCAGAGGAGACACCGTCTCCGGGTGTTGCGTCTCCAGCACTCCGC ATTGTGACCTCTGCTTGGCACTCAAAGGCTGTAGATGGTGCCACGCCCACAAGGGAACCACTCCTGCCTCAGAAAACAAACTTCTTTCGCCCAGCTGCCAACAGCGACTCATTCAAGTCGGTCATCAGAACAGGCTACAATGGTTTAGGTGGCCATGCAAAACATGTCGTCGGATCAAAACCATCTCTGAAGCGACTCTAA
- the Klp64D gene encoding kinesin-like protein 64D → MMSTDAENIRVVVRCRPLSEKEQAAGCQDIVAVDTVQGTVLVTNPNGAQGDVPPKMFTFDTVFDTNSKQVEVYNQAARPIVENVLEGYNGTIFAYGQTGTGKTYTMVGDRSVPELKGIIPNSFAHIFGHIAKAEDDKKFLVRASYLEIYNEEARDLLAKDQNARLEVKERPDIGVYVKGLSSCVVKTADELDRIMTLGNKNRAVGATNMNAHSSRSHAMFTITVECSERGLDGRHHVRVGKLHLVDLAGSERQSKTGSSGQRLREASKINLSLSTLGNVISALVDGKSTHVPYRNSKLTRLLQDSLGGNSKTLMCTNIGPADYNYDETISALRYANRAKNIKNKARINEDPKDALLRQFQKEIEDLRKQLQEGADDSTPEDDSSEEASGGDDSSDKKDKRKRKKAISEEKMREIQAQIIADRKTLSEQKDMAQEERDRLASELEMREQQLNTAREEHEGLMQKLHALEKKIIVGGENLLQKAEEQERLLEESARELEERKRKEAALREALEQKEAERLDMEERYSTLQEEAAGKTRKLKKVWALLMSAKAEMADLRQEHQREAEGLLENVRQLSRELRLNMLLIDAFIPPEYQELLERCVQWNEDIGEWQLKCIAYTGNNMCKQSSPDVGKLHEKSDLDISHVYLSYSPDGLQMPGRHRSGRKSARPKTSRPKSSRRDHSGVVPRSMPEA, encoded by the exons ATGATGTCGACCGACGCGGAGAATATTCGCGTCGTGGTCCGATGCCGTCCCCTCAGTGAAAAGGAGCAAGCTGCAGGATGTCAGGATATTGTGGCA GTTGACACTGTTCAAGGGACAGTCTTGGTTACCAACCCAAATGGGGCCCAGGGAGACGTACCACCGAAAATGTTTACGTTTGACACCGTCTTCGACACAAATTCCAAGCAGGTAGAGGTGTACAACCAGGCGGCCAGACCGATCGTCGAAAATGTCCTAGAAGGCTACAACG GCACCATTTTTGCTTATGGGCAGACCGGGACAGGCAAGACGTACACAATGGTGGGGGATCGCTCAGTTCCAGAACTGAAGGGGATCATTCCTAACTCGTTTGCACACATCTTTGGCCACATCGCCAAAGCTGAAGATGACAAAAA GTTTCTAGTGAGAGCTTCATACCTAGAGATTTACAATGAAGAGGCCAGGGACCTTTTAGCAAAGGACCAAAATGCCAGGCTTGAG GTTAAGGAGAGGCCAGACATTGGCGTTTATGTCAAAGGACTTTCAAGTTGTGTTGTTAAGACAGCAGATGAATTGGATCGAATTATGACTCTTGGAAACAAGAACC GGGCAGTTGGGGCAACCAACATGAATGCGCACAGTTCCCGCTCCCATGCCATGTTCACCATCACAGTGGAATGCAGCGAACGAGGCCTTGATGGCAGGCACCATGTGCGTGTGGGCAAGCTTCATCTTGTAGACCTGGCT GGCTCTGAGCGCCAGAGCAAAACAGGCTCTTCAGGCCAGAGACTGCGAGAAGCATCCAAAATCAACTTGTCTCTGTCTACGCTTGGCAATGTTATTTCTGCACTAGTTGATGGCAAAAGCACACATGTGCCCTATCGGAACTCAAAGCTGACCCGCCTGCTGCAAGACTCACTTGGTGGGAATTCTAAGACTCTCATG TGCACCAACATTGGCCCTGCTGACTACAACTACGATGAAACAATCAGTGCACTGCGGTATGCCAACCGAGCCAAAAACATAAAGAATAAGGCCCGCATCAACGAAGATCCAAAGGATGCATTGCTTCGTCAGTTTCAGAAGGAAATTGAGGACCTCAGAAAACAGCTGCAAGAAG GAGCTGATGATTCAACGCCAGAAGATGACAGCAGTGAAGAGGCTAGTGGCGGTGATGACAGCAGTGATAAAAAGGACAAACGGAAACGCAAGAAAG CCATTTCAGAGGAGAAGATGCGTGAGATACAAGCACAGATTATAGCTGACCGAAAAACCCTGTCGGAGCAGAAAGACATGGCTCAAGAAGAGCGTGACCGTCTGGCCAGTGAACTTGAGATGAGAGAACAACAACTGAATACGGCAAG GGAGGAGCACGAAGGTTTGATGCAAAAGCTGCATGCTCTGGAGAAGAAGATAATTGTTGGCGGCGAGAACCTCCTTCAGAAGGCCGAAGAGCAGGAGCGACTCCTGGAAGAGAGTGCACGGGAGCTCGAAGAGCGGAAGCGGAAGGAAGCCGCTCTCAGAGAAGCCTTGGAACAGAAAGAG GCTGAACGGCTGGACATGGAGGAGCGGTACTCCACCCTGCAGGAAGAGGCAGCCGGCAAGACGCGGAAGCTGAAGAAGGTCTGGGCGCTGTTGATGAGCgccaaggctgagatggcagaTCTACGTCAGGAACACCAGCGGGAGGCCGAGGGGTTGCTAGAGAATGTGCGTCAGCTGAGCCGCGAGCTGCGACTCAACATGCTCCTCATCGATGCCTTCATCCCACCAGAGTACCAG GAACTGCTGGAGAGGTGTGTTCAGTGGAATGAAGACATAGGAGAGTGGCAGCTGAAGTGTATTGCTTATACAGGAAACAACATGTGCAAACAAAGTTCTCCTGATGTGGGTAAACTGCATGAG AAATCTGATCTGGACATCTCCCACGTTTACTTGAGCTACTCACCTGATGGGCTTCAGATGCCTGGGCGGCACAGGTCAGGAAGAAAGTCTGCTCGTCCAAAGACCTCACGTCCCAAGTCTTCTCGCAG AGATCACAGTGGAGTTGTCCCTCGAAGCATGCCAGAAGCCTAG